A single genomic interval of Alteromonas sp. CI.11.F.A3 harbors:
- a CDS encoding prepilin-type N-terminal cleavage/methylation domain-containing protein has translation MARHFVPGQRQARGAGFTLLELIIVIVVIGILGVVASARIQDDTGYTEYSLQTRFLSSLRNIQGKAMQDNRVGYCYRTIVSSPGDGAYGPTVVNYSSANQSASCGATIAANAPSFLAARGDEIGGKGVSVAFSEGVASPSYIDFDYLGRPITATGSCASNICRVTFSGTATVGVCVEAQGLIYAC, from the coding sequence ATGGCCAGGCATTTCGTTCCTGGCCAGCGTCAAGCCCGAGGCGCTGGCTTTACGCTTCTTGAGCTCATTATAGTCATCGTCGTTATTGGTATCCTAGGCGTGGTCGCTTCTGCGCGAATACAAGATGATACCGGCTACACAGAATATTCCCTTCAAACACGCTTTCTCTCTTCTTTGCGAAATATTCAAGGCAAGGCTATGCAAGATAATCGCGTGGGCTATTGCTATCGAACTATTGTAAGTTCGCCTGGTGACGGTGCCTACGGGCCTACTGTCGTTAATTACTCCAGTGCAAATCAATCAGCTAGCTGTGGCGCTACTATTGCCGCCAATGCCCCCAGTTTCCTAGCCGCTCGCGGTGATGAAATAGGTGGTAAAGGGGTGTCTGTTGCGTTTTCAGAAGGTGTAGCTTCGCCTTCCTATATTGACTTCGATTACCTTGGACGGCCAATAACCGCCACGGGAAGTTGCGCATCAAATATTTGCAGAGTGACTTTTTCGGGTACCGCTACAGTAGGCGTTTGCGTTGAAGCTCAGGGGCTTATTTATGCGTGCTGA
- the mreD gene encoding rod shape-determining protein MreD, giving the protein MRKRHSVIVTTLLIALVLQIVPLPIQVDLYRPDWVLIVLAYWSMALPHRVNVGVAFLTGVAVDILVGTTLGIHSLSLSISIYILAANYQRLRNYSVWQQAIVIGLLSSLYHLLTFWVQHLLTDIYFQLDYLWPVLTSMLLWPWVFWLLRKTRRQFSIS; this is encoded by the coding sequence ATTCGTAAGCGTCATTCGGTTATCGTCACTACGCTTTTGATTGCGCTTGTCCTTCAAATCGTGCCATTACCTATTCAAGTTGATTTATACCGCCCAGATTGGGTGCTGATTGTGCTTGCGTACTGGAGCATGGCGCTTCCCCATCGCGTGAATGTGGGCGTGGCCTTCTTAACCGGCGTGGCGGTAGATATATTGGTGGGTACAACCTTAGGTATTCACAGTCTAAGCTTAAGTATCTCAATTTATATTTTGGCAGCGAACTATCAGCGGCTACGAAATTACTCTGTTTGGCAACAAGCTATCGTTATAGGGTTGCTTTCTTCGCTCTACCACTTGCTCACATTCTGGGTGCAGCACCTACTTACAGATATCTATTTCCAACTGGATTATTTGTGGCCTGTACTTACCTCTATGCTGTTATGGCCATGGGTGTTTTGGCTACTTCGTAAAACCCGTCGCCAGTTTTCCATAAGTTAA
- a CDS encoding rod shape-determining protein, whose product MFKKLRGMFSNDLSIDLGTANTLIYVKDQGIVLNEPSVVAIRQERAAGPKSVAAVGAEAKRMLGRTPGNIRAIRPMKDGVIADFYVTEKMLQHFIKQVHDNNFLRPSPRVLVCVPCGSTQVERRAIKESALGAGAREVYLIDEPMAAAIGAGLPVSEATGSMVVDIGGGTTEVAIISLNGVVYSSSVRIGGDKFDEAIINYVRRNFGSLIGEATAERIKHEIGAAYPGEEVREIEVRGRNLAEGVPRGFTLNSNEILEALQEPLTGIVSAVMVALEQSPPELASDISERGMVLTGGGALLKDLDRLLMEETGIPVVIADDPLTCVARGGGKAFDMIDLHGGDLFSYE is encoded by the coding sequence ATGTTTAAAAAGCTTCGAGGCATGTTCTCTAATGATCTGTCCATCGACCTCGGAACAGCTAACACGCTGATTTACGTTAAAGACCAAGGTATTGTACTCAACGAACCCTCTGTAGTGGCTATTCGCCAAGAGCGTGCTGCTGGACCGAAAAGCGTTGCCGCTGTAGGTGCAGAAGCCAAACGAATGCTAGGTAGAACACCTGGTAACATTCGCGCTATCCGCCCGATGAAAGACGGTGTTATTGCCGACTTTTATGTGACAGAGAAAATGCTTCAGCACTTTATTAAACAAGTGCATGACAACAATTTCCTTCGCCCTAGCCCTCGTGTTTTAGTTTGCGTTCCATGTGGCTCTACCCAAGTAGAGCGCCGAGCCATTAAAGAGTCTGCACTAGGTGCAGGTGCACGCGAAGTGTATTTGATTGATGAACCTATGGCCGCAGCGATTGGTGCAGGTTTACCTGTATCAGAAGCAACCGGTTCAATGGTGGTCGATATTGGTGGCGGTACAACTGAAGTGGCTATCATTTCACTTAACGGTGTTGTGTACTCTTCATCGGTACGTATCGGTGGTGATAAGTTCGATGAAGCTATCATTAACTATGTACGACGTAACTTTGGTTCACTTATTGGTGAAGCAACAGCCGAGCGTATTAAGCATGAAATTGGTGCTGCTTACCCAGGTGAAGAAGTGCGTGAAATTGAAGTGCGTGGTCGGAACCTTGCTGAAGGTGTACCTCGTGGCTTCACATTGAACTCCAATGAAATTTTAGAAGCCTTGCAAGAACCGCTTACGGGTATCGTTTCTGCGGTTATGGTTGCCCTTGAGCAATCTCCACCAGAACTTGCTTCTGATATTTCAGAGCGCGGCATGGTACTTACCGGTGGTGGCGCATTACTGAAAGATTTAGATCGTTTGTTAATGGAAGAAACGGGCATTCCAGTCGTTATTGCTGATGATCCGCTAACTTGTGTAGCACGTGGCGGTGGTAAGGCATTCGATATGATTGACCTACACGGTGGCGACCTGTTTAGCTATGAGTAA
- a CDS encoding prepilin-type N-terminal cleavage/methylation domain-containing protein, producing the protein MVQMKKQRHQIAAKQSGFTLIELVIVVVLLGLLAAVAIPRFLDITEQAEDATVEGVAGGFATGVGLVRAQWEIEGRPEENASTNQTFVTLDGINVAVDQDTGYPTGLLNGDGNSQDTAITALDCESIFSLIMQSAPSITSSFSESPFDGYRYFATNSSGSGASGNDLCYYYLSQSIKNLNSSPTNDTQGDGFLYDPRIGQVIVFSNDSNS; encoded by the coding sequence ATGGTCCAAATGAAAAAACAACGGCATCAAATAGCAGCAAAGCAATCAGGCTTTACGCTAATCGAGCTTGTGATTGTAGTCGTATTACTTGGGCTATTAGCGGCCGTGGCGATTCCACGCTTTCTTGATATTACTGAACAAGCTGAAGATGCCACGGTTGAGGGCGTTGCAGGTGGTTTCGCCACAGGTGTTGGACTAGTGCGCGCACAGTGGGAGATAGAAGGTCGGCCGGAAGAGAATGCGTCTACCAATCAAACCTTTGTCACCCTTGATGGCATTAACGTGGCGGTTGATCAGGACACCGGTTATCCCACAGGCTTGCTTAACGGTGATGGTAACAGTCAAGACACGGCCATTACCGCATTAGACTGCGAAAGTATTTTTAGTTTAATAATGCAAAGTGCGCCTTCCATCACGTCAAGTTTTTCAGAGTCTCCATTTGACGGTTACCGATACTTTGCTACAAATAGTAGTGGCAGCGGCGCAAGTGGTAATGACCTTTGCTATTATTACCTTAGCCAGTCTATAAAAAACCTGAACAGTAGTCCTACGAATGATACACAAGGTGATGGGTTTCTGTACGACCCTCGGATAGGTCAAGTTATCGTATTTAGTAATGATTCAAACTCATAA
- the mreC gene encoding rod shape-determining protein MreC, producing MDTIFTRGPSLNNRLALAIVLSALLIFVDHKVEGFKSTRVYLNSFMSPLQYLANLPRLMLSESAQRLTSHEDLLEENDKLTNQLLLMSEKLQRFEALSQENKQLRHLLDAPVRNDLRKMVAELMAVDKNPYSQQVVINKGAIDGVYLSQPIIDEKGIVGQVMEVGSTNSRVLLLADVTHAIPVRSQRNDIRFIATGSGALNELYLEHVPHSVDIKAGDVLISSGLGKIFPEGYPVGTVKEVRRDESRPFSIVTVTPMAKLDRLKYLLLLWSDEGKSIDSDVDNESNSNMVSNEEAEDDS from the coding sequence ATGGATACTATTTTTACTCGCGGTCCCTCACTGAATAATAGATTAGCGCTGGCCATTGTGTTGTCAGCGTTACTTATTTTTGTGGATCACAAAGTGGAAGGGTTTAAATCGACACGGGTCTATTTAAATTCATTCATGAGCCCCCTTCAGTATTTAGCTAACTTACCTCGGTTAATGCTAAGCGAAAGCGCCCAGCGCTTAACCTCCCATGAAGATCTTCTCGAAGAAAACGACAAGCTAACGAATCAACTGTTGCTCATGAGCGAGAAGCTCCAGCGGTTTGAAGCCTTGTCTCAAGAGAATAAACAACTTAGGCATTTGCTGGATGCGCCCGTACGTAACGACTTACGTAAAATGGTGGCCGAGCTCATGGCGGTTGATAAAAACCCCTATAGCCAGCAGGTGGTCATCAACAAAGGCGCCATTGATGGGGTTTATTTATCTCAGCCCATCATTGATGAAAAAGGCATAGTAGGGCAGGTTATGGAAGTGGGCAGCACCAACAGCCGTGTGCTATTGCTTGCCGATGTGACCCACGCTATTCCTGTTCGCTCCCAACGTAATGACATTCGCTTTATTGCCACTGGCAGTGGGGCGTTAAACGAACTGTATTTAGAGCATGTACCTCATAGTGTCGATATTAAAGCAGGAGATGTATTGATTTCCTCCGGTTTAGGAAAAATTTTTCCTGAAGGGTATCCCGTGGGTACAGTGAAAGAAGTACGGCGTGATGAAAGTCGCCCATTCTCTATTGTAACCGTAACGCCTATGGCCAAATTAGACCGACTAAAGTACTTGTTACTCTTGTGGTCTGATGAAGGTAAATCTATCGACAGCGATGTAGATAATGAGAGTAATAGCAACATGGTAAGTAATGAGGAGGCTGAAGATGATTCGTAA
- a CDS encoding prepilin-type N-terminal cleavage/methylation domain-containing protein — protein sequence MRAERGFTLLEIVIGLVVTSIVMLIVTNLLGAQAQQSVAPVTQARANVFAQGLQREILSKAFDENSSGHNAGERCSDTVSCTTSANLGPDSGENRSTFDDVDDYHGYSVIRNSAGQTITQSGQSLYQGYQLNVVVFYDDNLDGIDDAAGVGSYTGNAKLVRVSVLTPNDETIVFSSYRWNY from the coding sequence ATGCGTGCTGAGCGAGGTTTCACACTACTTGAGATAGTGATTGGTTTGGTGGTTACCAGTATTGTCATGCTGATTGTTACCAACTTACTTGGCGCGCAAGCGCAACAAAGCGTGGCACCTGTTACCCAAGCCCGAGCTAATGTATTCGCTCAAGGGTTACAACGAGAAATACTGAGTAAGGCATTTGATGAAAACAGCAGTGGGCATAATGCCGGTGAGCGATGTAGCGACACTGTTAGCTGCACGACTAGCGCAAACTTGGGGCCAGATAGTGGAGAAAATCGTAGTACGTTTGATGATGTAGATGATTACCACGGTTACAGCGTTATTCGAAACAGTGCGGGTCAAACCATTACGCAAAGTGGGCAAAGTCTATATCAAGGCTACCAGCTTAACGTAGTGGTGTTTTACGATGATAACCTTGATGGTATTGATGATGCTGCGGGCGTGGGTAGCTATACGGGCAATGCAAAATTGGTCCGCGTATCGGTACTCACTCCTAACGATGAAACCATTGTTTTTAGTAGCTATCGGTGGAATTACTGA
- a CDS encoding Maf family protein, translating into MNYSVVLASASPRRTMLLDQMGIAHSVKPVDIDESALVNETPEAQVARLAEQKAKTALARLQDEDVLSESTRVLASDTLIAFNGVSLGKPKDKEDARRILSMLSNNQHEVLTAISVASTTKQVTQTITTKVTFAALTNDEIDAYWDTGEPADKAGSYAIQGIGGQFVKAINGSASAVVGLPLYETRQLLREFGVV; encoded by the coding sequence GTGAATTATTCAGTGGTTTTAGCCTCTGCTTCCCCTCGTCGTACCATGCTTTTAGATCAGATGGGCATTGCTCACTCAGTAAAGCCCGTAGACATCGATGAATCAGCCCTTGTGAATGAAACGCCTGAAGCGCAAGTGGCTCGTCTTGCTGAGCAAAAAGCGAAAACAGCTCTCGCACGGTTACAAGATGAAGATGTACTTAGTGAAAGTACGCGGGTGTTAGCCTCTGATACGCTTATTGCCTTTAACGGGGTGAGTTTGGGAAAGCCGAAAGATAAAGAAGACGCTAGACGCATTCTTTCAATGTTATCGAACAACCAGCATGAAGTATTGACGGCCATTAGTGTGGCGTCTACCACCAAGCAAGTAACACAAACTATTACCACCAAGGTAACTTTTGCCGCATTGACGAACGATGAAATTGACGCATACTGGGACACAGGTGAACCTGCTGATAAAGCAGGTAGTTACGCCATTCAAGGTATTGGCGGTCAGTTTGTAAAAGCAATAAACGGCAGTGCTAGCGCAGTGGTTGGATTGCCTTTGTATGAAACAAGGCAATTACTTAGAGAATTTGGAGTCGTGTAG
- the rng gene encoding ribonuclease G, whose amino-acid sequence MSAELLINVTPSESRVVLIENGILQEIHVERHTKRGLVGNIYRGKVSRVLPGMQAAFVDIGLEKAAFLHASDIVIHNEIAEEVSASHIQKQDIRELVRDGQDIVVQVVKDPIGTKGARLTTDITIPSRYLVFMPSVTHVGVSQRIEEEAERERLKTLVQEFCDENGGFILRTAAEGVGKAELQQDAAFLRRLWDKIQSRMKKRKSNVLYEDLPLARRVLRDFVGTELDRIRIDSKLSFQELFQFTKEYVPEMNGKLEYYTGDRPIFDLHDVENETQRALERRVDLKSGGYLIIDQTEAMTTIDINTGAFVGHRNLEETIFNTNTEATQAIARQLRLRNLGGMILIDFIDMIEPDHKRRVLHSLEVATSKDRAKINIHGFTSLGLIEMTRKRTRESIEHILCGECPVCKGRGTVKTVETICFEIMREIVRVNRAYDADKFVVYASPKVVEALMGEESHMLAELEVFVSKQIKVQTETLYNQDKYDVVMM is encoded by the coding sequence GTGAGTGCAGAGCTACTAATCAATGTTACACCGTCAGAGTCTCGTGTTGTTCTCATCGAAAATGGGATATTGCAGGAAATTCACGTAGAGCGTCATACCAAGCGTGGCTTAGTGGGCAATATCTATCGCGGTAAAGTTAGTCGGGTACTCCCCGGTATGCAAGCCGCATTTGTGGATATTGGCCTTGAAAAAGCGGCTTTCCTACATGCTTCTGATATTGTTATTCACAATGAAATCGCTGAGGAAGTCTCAGCCAGTCACATTCAAAAACAAGACATTCGTGAGCTTGTTCGAGATGGCCAAGATATCGTTGTACAAGTAGTAAAAGACCCGATTGGCACCAAAGGTGCGCGCCTGACTACCGACATTACTATTCCAAGCCGCTATTTAGTGTTTATGCCAAGCGTGACTCATGTTGGTGTGTCTCAGCGTATTGAAGAAGAGGCCGAGCGCGAGCGCTTAAAAACCCTTGTGCAAGAATTCTGTGATGAAAACGGCGGTTTTATTTTACGTACCGCTGCTGAAGGGGTAGGCAAAGCTGAATTACAGCAAGATGCTGCCTTTTTACGCCGATTGTGGGACAAAATTCAATCCCGAATGAAGAAGCGTAAATCTAATGTTTTATATGAAGATTTACCGCTGGCACGCCGCGTATTGCGTGATTTCGTCGGCACCGAGTTAGACAGGATTCGAATAGACTCTAAGTTGTCTTTTCAAGAGCTGTTCCAGTTCACGAAAGAATATGTACCTGAAATGAACGGTAAGTTGGAATATTACACGGGCGACAGGCCTATATTCGACTTGCATGATGTCGAAAATGAAACCCAGCGGGCGCTTGAACGCAGGGTCGATTTGAAGTCAGGCGGTTATTTGATTATTGATCAAACCGAAGCTATGACCACCATTGATATCAATACTGGTGCATTTGTTGGGCATCGTAACTTAGAAGAAACTATCTTTAATACTAACACCGAGGCGACACAAGCCATTGCTAGGCAGCTTCGGTTACGTAATTTAGGCGGTATGATCTTAATCGACTTTATCGATATGATTGAACCAGACCACAAAAGACGTGTCTTACATAGTCTAGAAGTGGCGACAAGTAAGGACAGGGCCAAAATTAATATTCACGGGTTTACGTCGCTTGGGCTCATAGAAATGACCCGTAAGCGTACCCGTGAAAGTATTGAGCACATATTGTGTGGCGAATGCCCAGTATGTAAAGGCCGAGGCACGGTGAAAACCGTGGAAACCATCTGCTTTGAAATTATGCGTGAAATTGTTCGAGTGAACCGCGCATACGATGCTGATAAATTTGTTGTTTATGCTTCTCCTAAAGTGGTTGAAGCATTAATGGGCGAAGAATCACATATGCTTGCAGAGCTGGAAGTGTTTGTATCGAAACAAATTAAGGTACAAACCGAAACCTTGTACAACCAGGATAAGTACGACGTCGTCATGATGTAA
- a CDS encoding prepilin-type N-terminal cleavage/methylation domain-containing protein: protein MNQARGFTLVELVIVLVVMGVIATGIAKVVTSSMSVFVGVSEREQLVAQTSFAMNRMARELQSAVPASVRVRGSSSQHCLQFVPADAVTGYSDISIQPAAENTIDILFPADALDNIQPFSTSASVIVAPSSVLDVYNAANDYRQPIVSCADDGDGDCATRDSTDDTLEVTVNDAFAEASLVNRAYIASKAVSFCLRNSVLHRFESGFTTSQPLASASSPRLGVDFINALSASPASGSLNDDPFQVRSVNGGVNNMVMLRLRAQKGDEVLSLTTEVAIENAP from the coding sequence ATGAATCAAGCTCGGGGCTTTACGCTTGTAGAGCTTGTTATCGTGCTAGTAGTTATGGGGGTGATAGCCACAGGAATCGCAAAAGTGGTCACCAGTAGCATGTCTGTATTTGTTGGCGTAAGTGAAAGAGAGCAACTTGTCGCCCAAACGTCTTTTGCAATGAATCGTATGGCCCGTGAACTTCAAAGCGCAGTGCCTGCCAGTGTTAGAGTAAGGGGATCATCGTCTCAGCATTGCTTGCAGTTCGTGCCTGCTGATGCGGTAACAGGTTACAGCGACATTTCCATTCAGCCTGCCGCTGAAAATACTATCGATATTTTATTTCCTGCGGACGCCCTCGATAACATTCAGCCCTTTTCCACCAGTGCATCTGTGATTGTTGCACCAAGTAGCGTATTAGATGTTTATAACGCCGCTAATGATTACCGCCAACCTATTGTAAGTTGTGCCGATGACGGAGATGGCGATTGTGCAACAAGAGACAGCACAGACGACACTCTCGAAGTTACGGTGAATGATGCTTTTGCTGAAGCATCACTCGTAAATCGTGCCTATATTGCTTCAAAAGCGGTGAGCTTTTGCTTAAGAAATTCAGTACTTCATCGGTTTGAGTCTGGGTTTACTACATCGCAGCCTTTGGCTTCGGCAAGTAGCCCAAGACTAGGAGTGGACTTCATTAATGCTTTATCTGCCTCGCCTGCTAGCGGTAGCCTAAACGATGACCCTTTTCAGGTTCGCAGTGTGAACGGTGGGGTTAATAATATGGTGATGTTGCGCCTACGCGCCCAAAAGGGCGATGAAGTATTGAGTCTGACGACTGAGGTGGCAATTGAAAATGCGCCGTAA
- a CDS encoding type II secretion system protein, which translates to MQQRGFTLIELVIVIVILGILAVTAAPRFVGFQTDARIATLEGVEGALISATEAIHAKAIIAGATASSNTTITVNGTDINVRYGYPYSTYFDDNNNTTTVQLDSYMNLDIRAVNTAADQGTTDWYVSANGTWARIYPDGFEGANCFVEYRNAAAGGSPTITLTSTAC; encoded by the coding sequence ATGCAGCAACGTGGTTTTACCCTTATTGAGCTAGTCATCGTTATCGTAATTCTTGGTATTTTAGCGGTTACCGCTGCGCCTCGGTTTGTAGGTTTCCAAACTGACGCTCGTATTGCTACGCTAGAAGGGGTAGAAGGCGCACTGATTAGCGCTACAGAAGCTATCCATGCAAAAGCAATTATTGCTGGCGCGACTGCATCGTCCAACACGACCATCACCGTGAACGGCACTGACATCAACGTTCGTTATGGCTACCCGTACAGCACCTATTTCGATGACAACAACAACACCACGACTGTGCAATTAGATTCGTACATGAACCTAGATATTCGCGCAGTAAACACCGCAGCAGACCAAGGCACTACAGATTGGTACGTGAGTGCAAATGGAACTTGGGCACGTATTTACCCTGACGGTTTTGAAGGTGCTAACTGTTTTGTTGAGTACCGAAATGCGGCAGCGGGTGGTTCACCGACTATCACATTAACCTCGACTGCTTGCTAA
- a CDS encoding type II secretion system F family protein produces MARFSYKGRERNGALTEGELDANDATSAAAMLRARSVTPIAIAPMSAKKESVVSGWQGWFVPEVTLDDLVIFCRQMYSLTKAGIPLLKAVSGLAESCNSIRLKLALEDAIVSLERGRTLSSGLNQHPKIFNQLFVSIIHVGENTGQLEDAFAQLAIYLEREQETRKQIKAATRYPIFVLIALAGAFVVLNIFVIPKFADMFSKFNAELPLMTRALIGTSDFLLNYWYMLIAAGIFIAYMIRRSLNTNIGRFNWDRRKLSLPIVGSIFNRSLLSRYCRSFSMMLRAGVPLTSALNLTSEAVGNVYMGQKIIGMRERIEKGEGLARVSAASGLFTPLVMQMIRVGEETGRVDELLVEASEFYEREVDYDLKNLTAKIEPFLIVVVAAMVLVLALGIFTPMWDMMNAIKGV; encoded by the coding sequence ATGGCACGGTTTAGCTACAAGGGGCGCGAACGAAATGGCGCCCTTACTGAAGGCGAGTTAGACGCGAACGATGCAACAAGTGCAGCGGCAATGCTGCGCGCTCGTAGTGTAACGCCCATTGCTATTGCCCCCATGAGCGCTAAAAAAGAAAGTGTGGTATCTGGTTGGCAAGGCTGGTTTGTACCAGAAGTTACCTTGGACGATTTAGTTATTTTTTGTCGTCAAATGTACTCTCTAACCAAAGCGGGTATTCCTTTACTAAAAGCGGTATCTGGTTTAGCCGAATCCTGTAATTCAATTCGCCTTAAACTTGCTCTAGAAGACGCTATCGTGAGTTTAGAGCGAGGCAGAACCTTATCTTCTGGCTTAAATCAGCACCCTAAAATTTTTAATCAATTGTTTGTGAGCATTATTCATGTTGGCGAAAACACTGGTCAGTTAGAAGATGCCTTCGCTCAATTGGCGATATATTTAGAGCGCGAACAAGAAACTCGCAAACAAATTAAAGCCGCCACTCGCTACCCCATCTTTGTGCTTATTGCCTTAGCGGGCGCGTTTGTGGTGCTTAATATTTTTGTTATTCCGAAGTTCGCCGATATGTTTTCTAAGTTTAATGCCGAGTTGCCTTTAATGACTCGAGCCCTCATTGGCACTTCAGATTTCTTGCTGAACTATTGGTACATGCTAATTGCTGCCGGGATATTCATTGCCTACATGATTAGACGTTCATTAAACACCAACATTGGGCGTTTTAATTGGGATAGACGCAAGCTTTCATTGCCCATAGTGGGCAGTATTTTCAATCGTTCTTTACTTAGCCGCTATTGTCGAAGTTTTTCAATGATGTTGCGGGCGGGCGTCCCTTTAACCAGTGCACTAAACTTAACCTCAGAGGCGGTGGGGAATGTGTATATGGGGCAAAAAATTATTGGGATGCGCGAGCGCATTGAAAAGGGCGAGGGGCTAGCACGAGTGAGTGCAGCAAGCGGACTTTTTACCCCACTGGTGATGCAGATGATACGCGTAGGCGAAGAGACAGGTCGCGTGGATGAATTATTGGTTGAGGCGTCGGAGTTCTATGAACGTGAAGTTGATTACGATCTGAAAAATCTGACAGCAAAGATAGAGCCTTTTTTGATTGTGGTAGTGGCAGCCATGGTACTGGTACTCGCGCTGGGTATTTTCACCCCCATGTGGGACATGATGAATGCAATAAAAGGCGTATAA